A stretch of the Sphingosinithalassobacter tenebrarum genome encodes the following:
- a CDS encoding NADH:ubiquinone oxidoreductase subunit NDUFA12: MGILKSIFTWWEGATIGTGLATRGMNNVGEDSLGNVYYEGGKDMSGRPRRWVIYNGSNDASRVPPEWFSWLHHLVDAVPDDSMPPRREWQQPPVPNMTGTNLAYRPPGSLDVGGKRVRATGDYEAWTPDA, encoded by the coding sequence ATGGGCATCTTGAAGTCGATCTTCACCTGGTGGGAAGGCGCCACCATCGGCACCGGTCTCGCGACGCGTGGCATGAACAATGTCGGCGAGGATTCGCTCGGCAATGTCTATTATGAGGGCGGCAAGGACATGTCCGGCCGCCCGCGCCGCTGGGTGATCTACAACGGGTCCAACGACGCCAGCCGGGTGCCGCCCGAATGGTTCAGCTGGCTGCACCATCTGGTCGATGCCGTGCCTGACGATTCGATGCCGCCGCGCCGCGAATGGCAGCAGCCGCCGGTTCCGAACATGACCGGCACCAATCTCGCTTATCGTCCGCCCGGATCGCTCGATGTCGGCGGCAAGCGCGTGCGTGCGACGGGCGATTACGAGGCCTGGACGCCCGACGCATGA
- the aat gene encoding leucyl/phenylalanyl-tRNA--protein transferase, with protein sequence MTGPLFLPEELDPQLVLRAYAMGVFPMADDRDAQSVYWVEPKFRGILPLEGFHLSRSLRKTIASDRFRVTADTAFEQILALCAESARDRPDTWINGPIERVFIELHRRGHAHSIECWDGDRLAGGLYGLALGRAFFGESMVTRVRDASKVALAWLVARLRVGGFTLLDCQFQTDHLETLGAVEISRDAYLSLLESALEGTAGEAAVLGLPGVAVGEGDGAGVFDALDRLGVRADDLATDSAETVSGPVSGKVIAQLLGQTS encoded by the coding sequence ATGACCGGCCCCCTTTTCCTGCCCGAAGAGCTCGACCCGCAGCTTGTGTTGCGCGCCTATGCGATGGGCGTGTTTCCGATGGCCGATGATCGCGATGCGCAAAGCGTCTACTGGGTCGAACCCAAATTCCGCGGCATTCTCCCGCTCGAGGGGTTTCACCTGTCGCGATCGCTGCGCAAGACGATCGCTTCCGACCGGTTCCGCGTCACTGCCGACACCGCGTTCGAGCAGATACTGGCGCTATGTGCCGAATCGGCGCGGGATCGCCCCGACACCTGGATCAACGGTCCCATCGAACGCGTCTTCATCGAGCTGCACCGGCGCGGCCATGCCCATTCGATCGAATGCTGGGACGGCGATCGGCTTGCCGGTGGTCTTTACGGCCTGGCGCTGGGCCGCGCGTTTTTCGGCGAAAGCATGGTAACGCGCGTGCGCGACGCATCGAAAGTGGCACTCGCATGGCTGGTCGCGCGACTCCGCGTCGGGGGATTCACGTTGCTCGACTGTCAGTTCCAGACCGACCATCTCGAAACGCTCGGCGCAGTCGAGATATCGCGCGACGCTTATCTCTCGCTGCTCGAATCGGCGCTGGAGGGAACCGCCGGCGAAGCGGCGGTGCTGGGGCTTCCGGGCGTTGCTGTCGGCGAAGGCGATGGCGCGGGCGTGTTCGACGCGCTCGACCGGCTGGGCGTGCGCGCAGACGATTTGGCCACCGATTCCGCCGAAACCGTATCGGGGCCCGTTTCGGGAAAGGTCATCGCGCAGCTTTTGGGCCAGACATCATAG
- a CDS encoding ParA family protein, producing the protein MARIAVYSLKGGVGKTTVAVNLAWCSARQSARRTLLWDLDPQAASTYLLGIAPRPKRRAQAVFSRDIDPADLVRHTDIDRLDLIPADTSLRTLDLLFHEIDKKKRLAKLLGQLDKSYDRLLLDCPPGLTETSEQVMRAADLILIPVIPSPLSQRAFEEVSAHFADRGFKAALMPVHSMVDRRRTLHRDAIARHPDWPVLPMASIVEAMTAERRPVGALSPRSQGARAFAQLWTRVERRLADIEAS; encoded by the coding sequence GTGGCGCGGATCGCAGTCTACAGTCTGAAGGGCGGCGTCGGCAAAACCACGGTAGCGGTCAATCTCGCCTGGTGCTCCGCCCGGCAATCGGCGCGACGCACCCTGCTCTGGGATCTCGATCCCCAGGCGGCCTCCACCTATCTGCTCGGCATCGCGCCCAGGCCGAAGCGCAGGGCACAGGCCGTTTTCTCCCGCGACATCGATCCGGCGGACCTGGTGCGACACACCGATATCGATCGGCTCGACCTGATTCCCGCCGATACCTCGCTGCGCACGCTCGACCTGCTGTTCCACGAGATCGACAAGAAGAAGCGCCTGGCCAAGCTGCTGGGCCAGCTCGACAAAAGCTATGACCGGCTGCTGCTCGATTGTCCGCCGGGCCTGACCGAGACCAGCGAGCAAGTAATGCGCGCGGCGGATCTGATCCTGATCCCGGTCATCCCCAGCCCGCTCTCGCAGCGCGCTTTCGAGGAAGTGTCCGCGCATTTCGCCGATCGCGGATTCAAGGCAGCGCTGATGCCGGTCCATTCGATGGTGGACCGCCGCCGGACGCTCCACCGCGACGCGATCGCGCGCCATCCCGACTGGCCGGTCCTGCCGATGGCAAGCATCGTCGAAGCGATGACGGCCGAACGCCGTCCGGTCGGCGCCCTTTCTCCCCGATCGCAGGGGGCGCGCGCCTTCGCCCAGTTATGGACGCGGGTCGAGCGCAGGCTCGCCGACATCGAAGCGTCCTGA